GGGCTCGTGTAAGTTTAAACAATATTGTTATAGATTCTGCCAAATATTTTGACTTGAATACTCCGGTTGTTATTACAAAGACAAATGATGTAATTACTAATATCAAGTATAAACCTATTACTAACCAGGCAGGATTAACATTATTTACAGAAAATATGATTATTAAAGAAGCAGGAGAAGAGTGTGCTTTTGAAGGTTATCGTTGGGGAGATCTGTTACGTATAGCATTAAGAAGAAATGATACTAATTATTTAGCATCCCGAGTTGCTGCCAAATTTCCAGTGGGTAGTGCTGAGTATAATCAGGTGATGAGTCGGTTGTCCGACAGAGCTAATTGGTACTTGCCATTTAAATGGTAAATAACTAATAATAAAAATATATAAACAACAGCCTTCCCGAGCTCTCTGGAAGGCTGTTGTATTTTAGACCAGTACACCACAGGTTGCCGTTGCAATTTCCGAATAGTAAGTTAGACTTATAAACCTAAAGCAGTAAATACCTATTTAAACATAATTGATTTTGATATGGAAAGAAAACCTTCTTGATTTAGATTTATCTATAGCGGCTTAGTAAATGGTGTCAATTAATTAAACCAAATCTTATGAAAAACAAACAGAAACGAAGCAAAATTAAAATTGGTTATAATCTAATTTTGGCTCTGGGTATTGTTTTAATGCTATGTAAAAGCTTAAGCGCCCAGCAATCAATAAGTGGACAAGTTATCGATAAATCAAATATCAGTATCCCGGGCGTTTCAGTAGCTGTGAAAGGAACTACCAAGGGAGTGATGACAAACGCCGATGGAAGATTTTCCATTGCAGCTAAAATAGGGGAAATATTGGTGTTCAGTTCAATAGGGTTTGAAACCCAGGAGATTCCGATAAAAAGTCTGAATTCTTTAACTGTTACTTTAGAAACTAAAAGTCAGGATTTAGAACAGGTAGTTGTTATTGGTTATGGAACACAGAAGAAAGCGAACGTAACTTCCGCTATGACCACGTTTAATGCAGAGGGCGTTGATGAAAGACCGGTTGCGAGAGTTGATCAGGCTTTGGTTGGGCAGATGGCTGGGGTAACAATTAAACAGACAACAGGAGTCCCAGGGAAAGCATTTAGTGTTCAAATTCGGGGCGTTGGCTCAATAACAGCGGGAAGTGAACCCTTGTATGTCATAGATGGTTTCCCATTAACGCCTACTAAACCAAATGAATCTGGGAATTATGCTGGAGGGAATCCCTTGGATAATATAAATCCCAATGATATTGAATCAATTCAAGTATTAAAAGATGCAGCATCTGCGGCAATTTATGGGTCCAGAGCTGCGAATGGAGTTGTGTTGATTACGACTAAAAGAGGGCAAGCGGGAAAACCGAAAATAACTTTTAATACTTATGCAGGAATGAGTCAGGCTAACCGAAAGTTAGATATGTTGAATGCAGAAGAATGGATTGACAGAGCAACTGAAATGATTAATGCACAATGGGTAGCTTCTGCACCTGGTAGGAATGCAAATCAGACCAATGTGGAAAGAAGAACTATTTTGGGGTTGGCACAAGGAACTTATAATACATCCTATATGTATGATGATCGTTGGTTTCAGGAAGGTCACCCAGGATTGTATTTTATAGATTGGCAAGATGAGGCCTTTAGAAAAGGTTTAGTGCAAAATTATCAGGTAACATCTAGTGGGGCTACCGATTTTGTGAATTATTATGTGTCAGGTAATTATTCCAATCAAGAAGGTATGATCATTGGAATGGATTATAAGGCTTATTCTGCAAGAGCAAATGTAGAAGTATCACCAAATAAGAAACTAAAATTTGGACTCAATCTGGCACCAACTTACTCCATTGGAAATGATCCTGGAATCGAAGGGAAAGACAATATCATTCATCAGATAGCATCCATGAGCCCAGTTCAACAAGATGAAGCTGTGAATGTAAATACTTTTGGTTTTATCCAATATCCCTGGAGCACATCAACAAATAGCCCATTAGCCAAACTTAAATATCAAATTGGGCAAACCAAGAAATTCAGGACATTAGGTACCTTGTTTGGTCAGTATAAAATTTTAGACAACTTAACTTTACGAAGCACACTAAACCTGGATAATACAGATAATAGAGACAAGCGTTTTGTACCTTACACTATAACTGGAACTTTGGCAAATAGAACTGCAAGTCCAAATCAGGGGACTTCGGGAGCCAATAATAGTTACAGAAGGCAAACATTTGTTAATGAGAATACTTTAACTTATAGTAAGGTATTTAGTAATGTGCATGACCTTTCAATATTGTTGGGGCAGGCGTATAATACAGATAAGCTGGAAACAACATCATTATCTTCAACAGGAGGTTTTACCAATAGCTCGATAACAACTTTAAATGCTGCCGTAGCAACCGTTGGTAGTTCTACAGAAACTAAGAACGTAATGCTTTCCTATTTCTCAAGGGTACAATATGGCTATAAGAATAAATATCTTTTGTCTGCAAGTATCAGAAGAGACGGCTCTTCTCGATTTGGAGCTAATACAAAATGGGGGTGGTTTCCTTCACTTTCTGCAGGGTGGAGAGTAGTAGAAGAGAACTTTATGAAAAGTTCCAATACAATTAGTGATTTAAAATTAAGAGCTAGTTATGGAGAATCAGGGAACTATAATATAGGAGATTATAGTAGTATAGCTTTATTAGGAGGTTATAATTACACTTTCAATAATGCACTGGCAACAGGACAGGCTCCTGGTAATATAGTTAATCCGGATCTGACTTGGGAGAAATCTAAGACTTATGATTTTGGCCTCGATTTTGGAATCCTGAATAACCGATTGACAGGTTCCTTTGATATATATAAAAGAGTAAGTAGCGATTTACTTTTAAACGTTCCCTCTTTGCAGATTACTGGATTTTCAAGCTATCTTGACAATGCAGGAGAGGTAGTGAGTAAAGGTTGGGAATTGGAATTAACTTCCAGAAATATTGTCAGGAAAGATTTTCAATGGAATACATCATTCAATTTAGCTCACAATACAAATAAAGTAACAGCACTTTCAGGTGGGCAAACGCAGATTTTTATACCGTCTTCATTTGATATTTCACATAGTGTCTTACGAATTGGAGAACCATTGTATAGTATCTTCGTCGTAAGACAGGACGGGATCTTAACTCAACAAGATATTGATAAAGGAGCAGCTTTGTACGGAAGTCAGAAAGTAGGAGACCCTAAATATGTAGACGCATATCCCGATGGGGTAATTGACGAAAAAGACAGAGTAATCGTAGGGCATCCAAATCCAGATTATACCTGGGGAATAACCAATACATTTAAGTATAAAGGTTTTGATTTAAGTATACTTATCCAGGGACAAAATGGAGGCTCGATTTATTCCTTATTGGGAAGGGCTTTAGGGAGAACCGGACAGGGAGCATCTGATAATGCGCTAGGATTCTATAGAGACCGCTGGCGTTCTGAGTCAAATCCGGGAGCTGGTATCGTCGGTAAAGCCTACAGCACTTTTGGACGTATTAAAAATACAGACTGGTTATACTCATCTGATTATTGGCGAGTTAGAAATATTACTTTGGGATATAATTTCGATAAGTTTTTAAAAAATCAAAAGATTATACAGGGAGCCAGAATCTACGTGACAGCCGAAAATTATTTTGGACATGATAAGTATAAGGGAGGGTTTAACCCCGAGGCGACGAACACAAATCTCAGCGGAAGTACTGTATTCCCCGAAGCTGGTGATTATGGAGGATTACCTCTTGCTAAGTCGTTAATATTTGGTCTAAACTTCACATTTTAACTCGCGGAACATGAAAAAGTTAGTATATATTTTTCTTGCTACAGGTGTTGTTCTATTTTCATCCTGTGAAAAGGATCTGGATCAATTGCCCATATCAAATGCTTCAACCGAAACATTTTATAAAACTAATAATGATTTCATACAAGGAATAAATGCAGTTTATAATTCTCTGAGAGGTTATCCGGATCGACAATTAAATCTTTCAGAAACAAGATCTGACAACTTATATGCAGTTTCTGATGGCGGAGTTAGGGATTGGGAAGGAATAAACAGTTTCCATAAGGGAATTTCTTCTAATCCTTATGTTATAGAAGCATGGGAAGCAAATTTAACTGGTATATATCGAGCGAATATATTATTAGAGCAGCTATCAAAAAATGGAAATTTAATCAGTGATGAAAATCTCAAAAAGCGCTTAGAAGCTGAAGCGAGATTCTTAAGAGCTTTTTTCTATTTTGATTTAGTAAGATTTTTTGGAAAAGTGCCCTTAGTGGATAAAGTGGTATTGGCTAACGAGGCTTTAACCATTCCGAGGAGTCCTGTATCGGATGTTTATAACCTTATCATTGCTGATTTGGAGTTTGCAGGTAACAATTTACCTTCGCCTGAAGTCTATGCTGCTGCTGATAAAGGTAGGGTAACTAAATTTGCGGCTAAAACATTATTAGCTTTAGTTTATATGACCAGATCGGGGCCTACTTATGATATTGAAGGACCCGGGTTAAATTCTAATGAGTGGAGTAAGGCTTCTGGCTTGTTAACCGAAGTAATTTTAAGTGGAAAATATTCCTTTAGCGCTAGTTATCAAAATATATTTTCATACACAAATGAAAATAATGCAGAAGTAGTATTCGATGTACAATATATTAGCGGGTTTAGTCCCGTTATGGGGGCAACCTTTCCATGGGTTTTAGTCCCTGATACCTGGTTCCAGTCCAATGGAAAGGCAACTCAGGGAGGATTGACTATCAGACCTGTTTCTAATAATATGCTTGCTTCATATGAAAATGGAGATAATAGAAAAGCATTTTCTATTCAGACCGGATATATATACAATAATGTAGTTGAAACACAATCTTTCTTTAAAAAATATGTTGATTTAACTAAAGTGCCTTCCAATAGACTTGATTGGCCTATTAACTTTATAGTATTCAGATATACAGATGTATTGTTGTTGAAGGCAGAATGTGTTCTGCATGGAGCGCCAGGCTCACAGACAACAGATGTTGACGATGTCGTAAATCAGGTAAGACAAAGAGCTGGCTTAACAAGTCCGGTTAGCAATGTGACATTATCTCGATTAATGGAAGAAAGAAGAAAGGAGTTTGCTGCGGAAGGTTCGCGTTGGCATGATTTGGTTAGAAGTGGTTTGGTAACGTCAATAATTCCAGCGTGGATAGCACTTGACGATATTAAAGGACAGATTCAACCATTTGTAAAAGGTTATGCCGTATATCCTGTTCCACAGGATCAGATGGATATAAAACCAGGATTATATTCTCAAAATTCAGATTATTAACAGTGAATCGTAAACAATTTATTAAAGACTTGAGTCTTATATCAGCAGGAGTCTGTTTGGCAAGAACAGACTCCTTTGCATTGCCCTTTTCTAAATTCGGGAAAAGATTGAAACCACTTGGTAGAATCCTGGAATTAGAAGGTTATTATGTTTGGTGTAATAGTCCGATCTATGATAAAGAAGGCAAAGTTCATGTGTTTTTCTCCCGATGGAATTCAAAAAAAGGAATGGGAGGTTGGATTAACGGCTGCGAAATCGCTCATGCAGTGGCAGACCATCCAGAGGGACCCTATGAAGTTATAGGGACCGTTTTAGCACCAAGACAGGGATACTGGGATGCAACAACTTGCCATAACCCCGCTATACATTATGTAGACAATAAATATTGCCTGTTTTATATGGGCAATAGTAATGGCAAAACAAATACTAAACGTATTGGATTGGCTGTTTCAGATTCTTTATATGGGCCATGGGAACGGACAGACGAACCTATTCTTTTGCCCGGCAATGAAGGTGCATGGGATGATCATTGTACCACAAACCCTGCCTTTGTGAAGTATCACGACAAATATTATTTGTTTTATAAATCATGGAATAATAAGGAATATGAAAATCAGACGGGTGCGATAAGAGCCAACCGGAAATATGGTTTAGCAATAGCGGATGATTTATTGGGACCCTATATCAAGTCTCAGCATAATCCGGTTATTGATTTCTCTAAATACGGTAATAACGCTCAAATGGAAGACGCATTTGTATGGTTAGAAGATAACGGATTTAATATGATTGCTCGTGATATGGGCTATTTTAATCATGAAAATGGTTTGTTATTGCATTCCCGAAATGGAATAAAATGGTCAAAACCTAAAATTGCCTATTTGGAAACCAAAGCGTATTTCCAACAGGAAGAAGCTCCAAAGCATTTGAAGAAATATGGCCGTTTCGAAAGGCCTCAGCTGCTGTTGAAGGATGGAAAGCCTGCATATTTATTTACAACAACACAAGGTGGGAAATATCAGACCTCATCGCCTTTTATATTTAAAATAACCTAAATAATCATGATAGAAAAAAGAATTAGTTCCATGTTACTTTTTGCCATTGTGGCAGCGAGTAATTTAATGGCGCAGCCAGTTTTAGAAACCGGTGGAAAAAAAATGCCGAATGAATGGATAGATAAGGAAACAGGACATAAAGTCATAAAACTGATTAGAAAAGAGGGCAATTTCGCCAGTTTCTACTTTCATAATAATCCTTTCATTCCGGGAAAGAATGGCGAAGGTGATAGGATGGTTTTTTATGGAAATGACCAGTATAAAGGAGACGGGAATGGCAATTTTTTGTACACAGTAAATCTTAAGGATTTTTCAGTGAAACAATTAACTTTTGGTAAACAACGTAAAACGGGGGAAATACTGGCTGTCAAGCAGCATAAGATCTATTTTCAATCCAGAGATACTATATACGCTGTTAATGCAGATACGCAAAAAACAGAAGTGGTATATGTTTTTCCGGAAGATTTTAAAGGTAATATTACCACTATCAATGCAGATGAAACTTTATTAGCGGGAGCTAAATCGACCGAAGAGGAAAAGGAGATTTATAAAAATAACCCTGAAAAGAAAGATTACTTTAACAAAATTTATGAGGCTAAATTGCCTCGGACACTTTTTACAATTGATATAAAAAACAAGCAACTAAACAAAATCTTTACCGATAGTGCTTGGTTAAATCATATTCAGTTTTCGCCTTCCAATCCTAAATTGTTAATGTTTTGCCATGAAGGGCCATGGCATAAAGTAGATAGAATCTGGACAATTGATATTGATACAAAAAATGTTCAGCTAATCCATAAAAGAACAATGAATATGGAAATTGCAGGGCATGAATGGTTTGACAAAAGAGGAAATATTATTTGGTTCGATTTACAGATGCCACGTGGAGAAAAGTTTTTTGTCGCAGGTGTAGATTTACAGACCAAGAAAGAAAAGCGGTATGAGCTCGATCGAAATGAATGGAGTGTACATTACACTTCTTCTAATGATGCAAAATTGTTTGCCGGAGACGGAGGGGATGAGAATGCCGTAGCTAAAGCCCCAAACGGGAAGTGGATTTATTTATTTAAACCGGAAGGAGATCGGTTTGTATCCGAAAAATTGGTGGATATGAAACATCACAAATATAAATTTGAACCTAATGTGCATTTCTCTCCAGATCAGAAATGGGTTATATTCAGAGCTAATTTCGAGGGCTCGGAGCAGATTTATGCTGTAGAAATACAAAAGCATAAAAAGTAAGTGCGACCTTATGCAAAAATCCCCAAACGTTAAGATTAATCTTAGCGTTTGGGGATTAATTTATGTAACGTAATAATTTACCTTCCCATATAACTTCCATCGCCTCTTCTTTGGAAGCTTTGTCCTGAAGAATTTCTTCCACCAGTCCATTTTTGTGGAGTCCAGGTGAGGCTTAAAATAAAATATCTACTCAAAGCATTGGATTTGGTGTCGATAACCGAACCGTCAGGATTATTCTGTCTGTTAATAAAGTTGTTTTGATTTAACAAATCATAAGCTCTTAAACTGATTGCGCCTTCTCTCCGCTTGAAAAACTCTTTGGTTAAAGAAGCGTTAATGATAAAAGGATTGGTGGTGATATTGGCATCAATACCTTTTACCAAATTTTTGCTCAAATCATAATTCAGGTACAGGGTCTTGATAAAATAGATCTTGCTACTTAGGCTAAAAGCCCAGTTTTGAATTTTATTATTCAGATTTTGGTTTAATGAAAAATCTCCTTGCGTGTATTTGTATCTAATATTCGGGTTAACTTCCAGCCAATCATTAGGATCAATCTGTAAGTTTAACCTTTGGTTGAAGTTCCAGTTTTTACTGATATTTTCCCGATTGTTATTCATAGATAATGTTCGGTTAAAGCCCGTAGATCCATTATAACTTACGTTATATTTGTTCCCACCAAAACGTTTTGATATACCGTAGTTTCCATTATAGCTGTAATTTCCACTTGCATTAACAAAGCGTGTTTCCTTTTTTCTGGCACCATAGTTATCTGGAATATCAATCGAATTTCTTACTACCTGATTTTCATTAAAAGTCGCATTTAATCCAGCGTAGTAGTTTAATTTTGTTTGAGAAATATAGTTGTTGAAGTTAGCTTGTATACTATGTCTGAAAGCAGCTTTAAGATCAGGGTTACCAATTATGGTATTCTGTGGATTACTTATGTCTGGTACGTCCTGAATTTGATCAAAAGTTGGTTCTGTAGGGTTTCCGGTATAATTAATGGAAAATCTTTTTTGTCTGGTCCATCTATATTCAAATCTAGCTATAGGTATGATATTGAAGCTGGTGCGATGTGTTGAATTCCCTCTCGATTCGGAATATCCGCTTAAAACACCGGGAACAGCAGATAGTCCTAAAGAAAAATTCGCTTTTGTTTGTTGTGAATATCTGTAATTTAATGAGATTCTGGATTCTGTAAAAGAATAATTGAAAATTTTACTTACAGAATCTATGGTGTTGGAATTTCCCTGTTGGTCTATTTGGTCAGTAGTCTGACTATTATCATAGCCACGATGATTCATTTGTCCATTAAATTCTATTCTCGACTTTTGACTAATCGGATGACTGAAAGTCAAGCTTCCTCTATAATTTTCTGATAAGTTCCTATTTGCAACCAACCTATGATAAAGAGAGTCTTTGACTTCAGCAGAGGTAATATTATCATAATATAAGATGTTGTTGATAGCATCTCTTTCCGAAGTATTTTCGGAATTATTGGCACTCATTTGAATAGAAGCAGTGGTACCTTTTTTATTGAATCTATGACCATAGTTTAATGTAAGACCATAGTTAGGTGTACTTCCCTCACTGTTACTTCTGGTTTTTCGATCTTGCTTATACGCTCCCGTTTGAAATAAAGTGGAAACATTTTCGGTGGATGTTTTTCTTAAGTTTAAAGTAGGGCTAATAACCAGCCAATTAGCGCTGTCAATCTCGTATTCCAACTTGGCAGCAATGGAATGCCCGTAGGATTTATTTTGATTATCACTATTTCTATTACCATAGAGAGTTTGAATATTATCATTTATGTCTTTAACGGTTTCTCTGGAACTAGACTCACTATGACTATTCGAATTAGTTCCGTTATAATTATAGCTACTTTCTAATTTAATTTTTGTGGTAAGGTCATCATTATAATTGAGTCCAAACCGGCCTGCCTGTCTGGTTCCCGCCGCTCCGGAACCGCCACCTCCCTGATTTCCTTCTCGTTGCAATCCACCTCCTTGTCCTCTATTTCCACCTCCTTGCTGAAAGCCTCCACCTCCGGAGTCTCCACTGTCAGAACTGGCTATACCGGTCACCGTATTATTAAACGAAGAGCGAATTCCAATTTGTTGGTTTCCGTTAAAGCGATTTCCGTTCGCTGTAAGTTGGTATCTATCGTTACTACCCGCACCGGCTTCAAATCGTCCCCGGTTTCCGACTCTTTTATTACTTTTGGTAACAATATTCAGTACACGCCGAGGATCGCCGTCTTTTACTCCGGTTCTGCGAGCCTCATCTCCATAATCATCTACAATTTGTATTTTGTCAACAATATCAGAAGGCAGATCTTTTAAGGCTGCTGCAACATCTCCTCCAAAATAGTCCTTACCATTAATTCTTGCTTTGGTTACCGCCTCTCCCTGAACAGTTAATGCGCCATCTTTGTCGACCTCCATACCTTCCATTTTCTTTACGAGATCTTCAACGGTAGCATTTTCTTTCATATTATATGCATCAGCTCTAAACTCGATGGTATCTGTTTTATAAGTAATGGTTGGAGTACCGTCTACGACAACGACATCTAGCATGTTTGTTTGTGTCTTTAACGTGATATTATTTAAGTTGATAGCAGATTGTTTCTCATCAAATTTGTAAACTCTTGAAACAGTCTGGTAACCTAAGCTATTGATTTGTATATTGAAGTTTGATGATTTAATATTTCGAAATGTAAAAACACCGTCTGCATTGGTGCTGGTAGCAGTGGTATCTGTCGGCGACGTTAATTTAATAAGTGCTCCGATGATGGTCTGCTTCGTACTGTCAATAACAGTCCCGGTTATAGTTCTTTGAGAGAAAGCTTTAAACGTGAGGCTTGCAAAAACAAAAAAAAGTATAAATTTTTTCAAAACTTGAATGATTTAGGAATTATTGGGTCTGACACGGCAAAACCAAAAAGGTTTAATTTGATCTGTTTTAATTATTTAAAAATGTCTTTTTATATCAATGACTTCTGCAGGTACCACAGGATATACCTTAGAGCTCTTAATTGCTTATTTTAGTCTTGACTCAATGGTGATACCGGGACCATAAACCTGATATTGATTAATGGAGAAATTAACAGTCGATAATTGATACTTTGATGATGCGGTAAAACAGATGAAGCAATTTTACAATCGGAAATTGTTGGGTTTTAATGCTGTATTTCCAAATAATCCTCCCGACAGACCAATTCGTTATCTCTTTGTTAAAACAGCATATTAATATTGTGAAGTTGAGGTGTGAAATAGTTGTTGAATATTAATCTACAGGACACTACATGATGCCTTACCTAAAGGAATGAATTATATTTAGACCAGTAAACCTATATAACAATCATGTTAAACAAGTTCCTTAAGCTAAGCGCTGTTTTTTTGTGTGTAATAATAACTCAAAGCAGTTATACGCAATCTGTAAAAAAAGAAATCCAGTATTTATCCGGAAAAGATAATGAAAATACAGTTGAGTGGGATTTTTGGGTTACCGGTGGCCGAAAAGCTGGGAAATGGTTTAAAATTCCGGTTCCTTCACATTGGGAACAACACGGGTTTGGAACATACAACTACGGAAGAGATTACGTAACCTACGGGAAAAATTTTCGGTTCGCGGATGAGAAAGGTCTTTATAAGCATCGGTTTACTGTACCCGGCGAATGGAAAAATAAAAAAGTAAATCTGGTCTTTGAAGGTTCGATGACCGATACTGAGGTGAAAATAAACAGACAATTGGTAGGGCCGATTCATCAAGGTTCGTTTTATAGGTTTAAATATGATATAAGTGATAAACTAAAATTTGGCCAGGAGAATAAGATCGAGATAACAGTCAGTAAAATGTCTGCAGACAATTCTGTAAATAACGCAGAAAGATTAGCCGATTACTGGATTTTTGGTGGCATTTTCAGACCTGTTTATCTGGAAGCTGTACCCAAAGAAAATATTTCATGGACAGCGATAGACGCAAAAGCCGATGGCACTTTTAAAATGAATGTTTATATGGAAGGCATTCATGATATTACCGATGCCGTTGCGGAAATTGTCAATGATAAAGGGCAGGTTATTCAAAGTATAAAAGGAAAGGTTAAAGCTCAGGATACGCTTATCCAGTTACAAGGCAACGTAAAATCACCGAAGTTATGGTCGGCAGAATACCCTAATTTATATACCGTGAGAACCAGCCTGAAAAAAAATCAGGAAGTAATTTATCAGACTCAGGAAAAATTTGGCTTCAGAACCGTAGAAGTTAGGCAAGGA
This genomic interval from Pseudopedobacter saltans DSM 12145 contains the following:
- a CDS encoding SusC/RagA family TonB-linked outer membrane protein, which codes for MKNKQKRSKIKIGYNLILALGIVLMLCKSLSAQQSISGQVIDKSNISIPGVSVAVKGTTKGVMTNADGRFSIAAKIGEILVFSSIGFETQEIPIKSLNSLTVTLETKSQDLEQVVVIGYGTQKKANVTSAMTTFNAEGVDERPVARVDQALVGQMAGVTIKQTTGVPGKAFSVQIRGVGSITAGSEPLYVIDGFPLTPTKPNESGNYAGGNPLDNINPNDIESIQVLKDAASAAIYGSRAANGVVLITTKRGQAGKPKITFNTYAGMSQANRKLDMLNAEEWIDRATEMINAQWVASAPGRNANQTNVERRTILGLAQGTYNTSYMYDDRWFQEGHPGLYFIDWQDEAFRKGLVQNYQVTSSGATDFVNYYVSGNYSNQEGMIIGMDYKAYSARANVEVSPNKKLKFGLNLAPTYSIGNDPGIEGKDNIIHQIASMSPVQQDEAVNVNTFGFIQYPWSTSTNSPLAKLKYQIGQTKKFRTLGTLFGQYKILDNLTLRSTLNLDNTDNRDKRFVPYTITGTLANRTASPNQGTSGANNSYRRQTFVNENTLTYSKVFSNVHDLSILLGQAYNTDKLETTSLSSTGGFTNSSITTLNAAVATVGSSTETKNVMLSYFSRVQYGYKNKYLLSASIRRDGSSRFGANTKWGWFPSLSAGWRVVEENFMKSSNTISDLKLRASYGESGNYNIGDYSSIALLGGYNYTFNNALATGQAPGNIVNPDLTWEKSKTYDFGLDFGILNNRLTGSFDIYKRVSSDLLLNVPSLQITGFSSYLDNAGEVVSKGWELELTSRNIVRKDFQWNTSFNLAHNTNKVTALSGGQTQIFIPSSFDISHSVLRIGEPLYSIFVVRQDGILTQQDIDKGAALYGSQKVGDPKYVDAYPDGVIDEKDRVIVGHPNPDYTWGITNTFKYKGFDLSILIQGQNGGSIYSLLGRALGRTGQGASDNALGFYRDRWRSESNPGAGIVGKAYSTFGRIKNTDWLYSSDYWRVRNITLGYNFDKFLKNQKIIQGARIYVTAENYFGHDKYKGGFNPEATNTNLSGSTVFPEAGDYGGLPLAKSLIFGLNFTF
- a CDS encoding RagB/SusD family nutrient uptake outer membrane protein, whose protein sequence is MKKLVYIFLATGVVLFSSCEKDLDQLPISNASTETFYKTNNDFIQGINAVYNSLRGYPDRQLNLSETRSDNLYAVSDGGVRDWEGINSFHKGISSNPYVIEAWEANLTGIYRANILLEQLSKNGNLISDENLKKRLEAEARFLRAFFYFDLVRFFGKVPLVDKVVLANEALTIPRSPVSDVYNLIIADLEFAGNNLPSPEVYAAADKGRVTKFAAKTLLALVYMTRSGPTYDIEGPGLNSNEWSKASGLLTEVILSGKYSFSASYQNIFSYTNENNAEVVFDVQYISGFSPVMGATFPWVLVPDTWFQSNGKATQGGLTIRPVSNNMLASYENGDNRKAFSIQTGYIYNNVVETQSFFKKYVDLTKVPSNRLDWPINFIVFRYTDVLLLKAECVLHGAPGSQTTDVDDVVNQVRQRAGLTSPVSNVTLSRLMEERRKEFAAEGSRWHDLVRSGLVTSIIPAWIALDDIKGQIQPFVKGYAVYPVPQDQMDIKPGLYSQNSDY
- a CDS encoding glycoside hydrolase family protein codes for the protein MNRKQFIKDLSLISAGVCLARTDSFALPFSKFGKRLKPLGRILELEGYYVWCNSPIYDKEGKVHVFFSRWNSKKGMGGWINGCEIAHAVADHPEGPYEVIGTVLAPRQGYWDATTCHNPAIHYVDNKYCLFYMGNSNGKTNTKRIGLAVSDSLYGPWERTDEPILLPGNEGAWDDHCTTNPAFVKYHDKYYLFYKSWNNKEYENQTGAIRANRKYGLAIADDLLGPYIKSQHNPVIDFSKYGNNAQMEDAFVWLEDNGFNMIARDMGYFNHENGLLLHSRNGIKWSKPKIAYLETKAYFQQEEAPKHLKKYGRFERPQLLLKDGKPAYLFTTTQGGKYQTSSPFIFKIT
- a CDS encoding oligogalacturonate lyase family protein, producing the protein MIEKRISSMLLFAIVAASNLMAQPVLETGGKKMPNEWIDKETGHKVIKLIRKEGNFASFYFHNNPFIPGKNGEGDRMVFYGNDQYKGDGNGNFLYTVNLKDFSVKQLTFGKQRKTGEILAVKQHKIYFQSRDTIYAVNADTQKTEVVYVFPEDFKGNITTINADETLLAGAKSTEEEKEIYKNNPEKKDYFNKIYEAKLPRTLFTIDIKNKQLNKIFTDSAWLNHIQFSPSNPKLLMFCHEGPWHKVDRIWTIDIDTKNVQLIHKRTMNMEIAGHEWFDKRGNIIWFDLQMPRGEKFFVAGVDLQTKKEKRYELDRNEWSVHYTSSNDAKLFAGDGGDENAVAKAPNGKWIYLFKPEGDRFVSEKLVDMKHHKYKFEPNVHFSPDQKWVIFRANFEGSEQIYAVEIQKHKK
- a CDS encoding TonB-dependent receptor, yielding MKKFILFFVFASLTFKAFSQRTITGTVIDSTKQTIIGALIKLTSPTDTTATSTNADGVFTFRNIKSSNFNIQINSLGYQTVSRVYKFDEKQSAINLNNITLKTQTNMLDVVVVDGTPTITYKTDTIEFRADAYNMKENATVEDLVKKMEGMEVDKDGALTVQGEAVTKARINGKDYFGGDVAAALKDLPSDIVDKIQIVDDYGDEARRTGVKDGDPRRVLNIVTKSNKRVGNRGRFEAGAGSNDRYQLTANGNRFNGNQQIGIRSSFNNTVTGIASSDSGDSGGGGFQQGGGNRGQGGGLQREGNQGGGGSGAAGTRQAGRFGLNYNDDLTTKIKLESSYNYNGTNSNSHSESSSRETVKDINDNIQTLYGNRNSDNQNKSYGHSIAAKLEYEIDSANWLVISPTLNLRKTSTENVSTLFQTGAYKQDRKTRSNSEGSTPNYGLTLNYGHRFNKKGTTASIQMSANNSENTSERDAINNILYYDNITSAEVKDSLYHRLVANRNLSENYRGSLTFSHPISQKSRIEFNGQMNHRGYDNSQTTDQIDQQGNSNTIDSVSKIFNYSFTESRISLNYRYSQQTKANFSLGLSAVPGVLSGYSESRGNSTHRTSFNIIPIARFEYRWTRQKRFSINYTGNPTEPTFDQIQDVPDISNPQNTIIGNPDLKAAFRHSIQANFNNYISQTKLNYYAGLNATFNENQVVRNSIDIPDNYGARKKETRFVNASGNYSYNGNYGISKRFGGNKYNVSYNGSTGFNRTLSMNNNRENISKNWNFNQRLNLQIDPNDWLEVNPNIRYKYTQGDFSLNQNLNNKIQNWAFSLSSKIYFIKTLYLNYDLSKNLVKGIDANITTNPFIINASLTKEFFKRREGAISLRAYDLLNQNNFINRQNNPDGSVIDTKSNALSRYFILSLTWTPQKWTGGRNSSGQSFQRRGDGSYMGR